AATTGCGACAATGGCGATCCATCGAAGCGCTGCGGCGCTGGCCCTCTGCGGCCTGATCGGAGCGGGCTCCGCGGCCCGCGCCCAGCATGCGGAGGAGAAGGCGCACAAGGCGCCGCCGATCACGAAGGCCGTGGCGGTCCTGATCCCGACCAAGAACAGCAAGGTCGAGGGCCGCATCACCTTCACCGAGCACGAGGGCAAGGTCAAGGTCGCCGGCGTCATCACCGGCCTGACGCCCGGCAAGCACGGCTTCCACGTCCACGAGTACGGCGCGTGGTCCGAGGACG
The DNA window shown above is from Paludisphaera mucosa and carries:
- a CDS encoding superoxide dismutase family protein, with protein sequence MAIHRSAAALALCGLIGAGSAARAQHAEEKAHKAPPITKAVAVLIPTKNSKVEGRITFTEHEGKVKVAGVITGLTPGKHGFHVHEYGAWSEDGMASGGHFNPTEEKHAAFEAPMRHVGDLGNITADEGGKATIDLEDAHLKFHGPTSILGRGLVVHEKADDFTTQPSGNAGGRLAVGVVGVAKP